One window from the genome of Acidihalobacter ferrooxydans encodes:
- the tldD gene encoding metalloprotease TldD, translated as MSSHALELAREHILAPSGLGENELGRVLSGLLGGAVDNGDLYFELSRHESWSLEDGIVREGAWSVDQGVGVRAISGDKTGFAYSDEIMLPALLEAGQAARAIARGGDNGRMQAWQQCAGHALYLPDDPTTDLSAEDKIALLQRVDAEARRLDSRVQQVMVSMAASHDLVLVAASDGTLAADARPLVRLNVTVIVEQNGRRETASAGGGARVGYRYFLEQDRPLHYAREAVRQALLNLEAVPAPAGAMNVVLGPGWPGILLHEAIGHGLEGDFNRKGTSAFSGRLGQQVAARGVTVVDDGTLPERRGSLNIDDEGTPTQCTTLIEDGVLVGYMQDRMNARLMNMPATGNGRRESYAHLPMPRMTNTYMLAGNEAPEDIIASVDSGLYAVNFGGGQVDITSGKFVFSASEAYLIENGRVTRPVKGATLIGNGPDVLTRVAAIGNDLKLDEGVGTCGKDGQSVPVGVGQPTLRIDGLTVGGTQA; from the coding sequence ATGAGTAGTCATGCATTGGAACTTGCCCGCGAGCATATTCTCGCTCCGTCCGGTTTGGGCGAAAACGAACTCGGCCGTGTGCTGTCCGGTCTGCTCGGCGGCGCCGTCGACAATGGCGATTTGTACTTTGAGCTGAGTCGGCACGAATCCTGGTCGCTGGAGGACGGTATCGTGCGCGAGGGCGCATGGAGCGTCGACCAGGGTGTCGGCGTGCGCGCCATCAGCGGCGACAAGACCGGCTTTGCCTATAGCGACGAAATCATGCTGCCCGCGCTGCTTGAGGCCGGGCAGGCGGCGCGTGCCATCGCCCGTGGTGGCGACAACGGGCGTATGCAGGCCTGGCAGCAGTGCGCCGGGCATGCGCTGTATCTGCCTGACGACCCGACCACCGATCTCTCCGCAGAGGACAAGATCGCGCTGCTGCAGCGTGTCGACGCCGAGGCGCGGCGCCTGGATTCGCGCGTGCAGCAGGTCATGGTCAGCATGGCGGCCAGTCATGACCTCGTGCTGGTCGCCGCCAGCGACGGTACGCTGGCGGCCGATGCGCGCCCGCTGGTGCGGCTCAACGTCACCGTGATCGTCGAGCAAAACGGTCGGCGCGAAACCGCTTCGGCCGGCGGTGGCGCGCGGGTCGGTTACCGTTATTTTCTCGAGCAGGACCGTCCGCTGCATTACGCTCGCGAGGCGGTGCGTCAGGCGTTGCTGAATCTGGAAGCGGTGCCTGCGCCGGCCGGTGCCATGAACGTGGTACTCGGTCCGGGCTGGCCCGGCATCCTGTTGCACGAGGCCATCGGCCATGGTCTGGAAGGCGATTTCAACCGCAAGGGCACCTCGGCATTCAGCGGCCGGCTCGGTCAGCAGGTCGCCGCGCGCGGCGTGACCGTGGTTGACGACGGCACGCTGCCCGAACGCCGGGGTTCGCTGAATATCGACGACGAGGGCACGCCAACGCAGTGCACCACCTTGATCGAGGACGGCGTGCTGGTGGGTTACATGCAGGATCGGATGAACGCGCGGCTGATGAACATGCCGGCCACCGGCAACGGGCGCCGCGAGTCCTATGCGCACCTGCCGATGCCGCGGATGACCAACACCTACATGCTCGCCGGCAACGAAGCGCCGGAGGACATCATTGCTTCCGTCGACAGCGGTCTGTACGCGGTCAACTTTGGCGGCGGTCAGGTGGATATCACCTCCGGCAAGTTCGTGTTCTCGGCCTCCGAGGCGTACTTGATCGAGAACGGCCGGGTGACACGGCCGGTCAAGGGCGCGACGCTGATCGGCAACGGGCCGGACGTGCTCACCCGCGTTGCCGCGATCGGCAACGATCTGAAGCTCGACGAGGGTGTCGGCACCTGCGGCAAGGACGGTCAGAGCGTGCCGGTCGGTGTTGGTCAGCCGACGCTGCGCATCGACGGGTTGACGGTGGGTGGCACGCAAGCCTGA
- the pmbA gene encoding metalloprotease PmbA gives MQHKQSLALDRNALEAVVARVLEQGGKAGATAAEAVVSVDNGLGVTARLGEVETLEYHRDKGLGLTLYFGQRKGNASTADLSDSGIAEAVAAAAAIARYTAEDPYAGLPDAALMASDYPELDLDHPWDISAEQAVELAQRCEAAARSHDARIVNSEGASVNTSRGTVVYGNTHGFIGGYTGTRHSVSCSVVGEQDGAMQRDYWYASSRLADALGDVEAIGRRAAERTVRRLGGRQLGTRDVPVIFESDLARSLIGHFTAAVRGASLYRKASFLLDRLGEQVFPDFLALREEPHLPRALGSAPFDGEGVATQARDIVSGGVLQGYVLDSYSARRLGMQTTGNAGGVHNLSVSHGDLDLPGLLREMGTGLLVTELIGHGINMVTGDYSRGAAGFWVENGEIQYPVEEITVAGNLKEMFRGILAVGNDVDTRGNIRTGSILLDRLTVAGQ, from the coding sequence ATGCAACACAAGCAGTCCCTTGCCCTTGACCGGAACGCTCTGGAAGCGGTTGTCGCCCGTGTGCTGGAACAGGGCGGCAAGGCCGGCGCCACGGCGGCCGAGGCGGTCGTCAGTGTGGATAACGGCCTGGGCGTCACTGCGCGCCTCGGCGAAGTCGAAACGCTGGAATACCACCGTGACAAGGGCCTTGGGCTGACGCTGTATTTCGGTCAGCGCAAGGGCAACGCCAGTACTGCCGACTTGAGCGATTCCGGTATTGCCGAGGCCGTTGCGGCCGCTGCGGCGATCGCCCGATACACTGCCGAGGATCCCTATGCGGGCTTGCCCGACGCTGCCCTGATGGCTTCTGACTATCCCGAACTCGACCTCGATCATCCGTGGGACATCAGCGCGGAACAGGCGGTGGAACTGGCGCAGCGCTGCGAGGCTGCGGCCCGCAGTCACGACGCGCGCATCGTCAACTCCGAGGGCGCCAGCGTCAACACGTCGCGTGGCACCGTGGTCTACGGCAATACGCACGGCTTCATCGGCGGCTACACCGGCACCCGCCACAGCGTGAGCTGCTCTGTGGTGGGTGAACAGGATGGCGCGATGCAGCGCGATTATTGGTACGCCAGCTCGCGGCTGGCGGATGCGTTGGGCGACGTCGAGGCCATCGGTCGGCGCGCCGCCGAACGCACCGTGCGTCGCCTGGGCGGGCGCCAGTTGGGCACGCGCGATGTGCCAGTGATCTTCGAATCCGATCTGGCGCGCAGCTTGATCGGGCATTTCACGGCCGCTGTCCGCGGTGCGTCCCTGTACCGCAAGGCCAGTTTCCTGCTCGATCGACTCGGCGAGCAGGTGTTTCCGGACTTTCTCGCGCTGCGCGAAGAACCGCACCTGCCGCGTGCGCTGGGCAGCGCGCCGTTTGACGGCGAGGGCGTCGCCACACAGGCGCGCGACATCGTCAGCGGCGGCGTGTTGCAGGGCTATGTGCTTGACAGCTATTCCGCACGTCGGCTCGGGATGCAGACGACCGGCAACGCCGGCGGCGTGCACAACCTCAGCGTGTCTCACGGCGATCTCGATCTGCCGGGGCTGTTGCGGGAGATGGGTACCGGGCTGTTGGTCACCGAACTCATCGGTCATGGCATCAATATGGTCACCGGCGACTACTCGCGTGGCGCGGCCGGTTTCTGGGTTGAAAACGGCGAGATTCAGTATCCGGTCGAGGAAATCACCGTCGCCGGCAATCTCAAGGAAATGTTCCGCGGCATCCTGGCAGTTGGCAACGATGTGGACACGCGCGGCAATATCCGCACCGGCTCCATCCTGCTCGATCGACTGACTGTCGCGGGCCAATGA
- the rpsF gene encoding 30S ribosomal protein S6: MRHYEVVFLVHPDQSEQVPAMVERYRSIIEGDGGKVHRFEDWGRRQLAYPINKIHKAHYVLMNIECGATALAELETAFRFNDAVLRNLIMRMKKAETEPSPLARSKDEGDSDSSSERRVRHAEATSTEDDDASDSDSDSDPDSEEK; this comes from the coding sequence GTGCGTCACTATGAAGTCGTGTTTCTGGTCCACCCTGACCAGAGCGAGCAGGTGCCGGCAATGGTCGAGCGCTACCGCAGCATCATCGAGGGCGATGGCGGGAAAGTACATCGCTTCGAGGATTGGGGGCGGCGTCAGTTGGCTTACCCGATCAACAAGATTCACAAGGCTCACTACGTGCTCATGAACATTGAGTGCGGCGCGACGGCGTTGGCGGAGTTGGAGACGGCGTTCCGTTTCAACGATGCGGTGCTGCGCAATCTGATCATGCGCATGAAGAAGGCGGAAACCGAGCCGTCGCCGCTGGCCCGGTCGAAGGATGAGGGTGACAGCGATTCCAGCAGCGAACGCCGCGTTCGTCACGCCGAGGCGACGTCAACGGAAGACGACGATGCCAGCGATTCTGACTCGGATTCTGATCCGGATTCCGAAGAAAAGTGA
- the rpsR gene encoding 30S ribosomal protein S18, with translation MSRFFRRRRYCRFTAEGVERIDYKDLATLKANITETGKIVPSRVTGTRARYQRQLAEAIKRARYLALLPYTDQH, from the coding sequence ATGTCTCGTTTTTTTCGTCGCCGTCGTTACTGTCGCTTTACGGCCGAAGGCGTTGAGCGGATCGACTACAAAGATCTCGCTACGCTGAAAGCCAACATCACCGAAACCGGCAAGATCGTGCCGAGTCGCGTGACCGGCACCCGTGCGCGTTATCAGCGGCAACTGGCCGAAGCGATCAAGCGCGCGCGCTACCTCGCGCTGCTGCCGTACACCGACCAGCACTGA
- the rplI gene encoding 50S ribosomal protein L9, with the protein MEIILLEKMENLGGLGDRVRVKSGYARNYLIPQGKAKYATAANIAEFEARRAEIEKAAAEVLAAAEARAERFADLVVTITALAGSEGKLFGSIGTQDIADAVTAAGVELERREVRLPEGAIRQTGEYEIAVHLHADVNAALKLVVIPDNVE; encoded by the coding sequence ATGGAAATCATCTTGCTGGAAAAAATGGAAAACCTGGGCGGCCTGGGTGACAGGGTTCGCGTCAAATCGGGCTATGCGCGCAATTATCTCATTCCGCAAGGCAAGGCGAAGTATGCGACGGCGGCCAACATCGCTGAGTTCGAAGCCCGCCGTGCCGAGATCGAAAAAGCCGCTGCCGAGGTGCTGGCGGCCGCCGAGGCGCGTGCCGAGCGATTTGCGGATCTGGTCGTGACCATTACCGCCCTGGCAGGCAGCGAAGGCAAGCTGTTCGGTTCGATCGGCACGCAGGATATCGCCGATGCGGTGACGGCTGCGGGCGTCGAACTCGAGCGTCGCGAAGTGCGTCTGCCCGAAGGCGCAATCCGCCAGACCGGCGAGTATGAGATCGCGGTTCATCTGCATGCCGACGTGAATGCCGCGCTCAAGCTTGTAGTGATACCCGATAACGTGGAATGA
- the dnaB gene encoding replicative DNA helicase, giving the protein MAEYVSRAQRGSAPLPASLRIPPHSVEAEQAVLGGLMLDNSTWDQVADRINEADFYRHDHKLIFRAIGRLAEAGQPLDVVTLSEALERSGESEHAGGLAYLGALAKDTPSAANIRAYADIVRERSVLRQLISVGTRIADDGFNPEGRDSREILDEAEKAVFEIAEQGARGRAGFVSIKSLLRPALDRIALLNESDGSVTGLATGYDQLDERTSGLQPGDLVIVAGRPSMGKTTLAMNIAEYAAVKQRSPVAVFSMEMPGEQLTMRLLSSLGRIDQHRLRTGKLDEHDWPRLTSAVQMLNEVPIFVDDTPALTPTELRARARRLKREHGLGLIVIDYLQLMQVPGTRENRATEISEISRSLKALAKELSVPVVALSQLNRSLEQRPNKRPVMSDLRESGAIEQDADLIIFIYRDEVYNEDSPDKGTAEIIIAKQRNGPIGTVRLTFLGQFTRFENHINDVYVDGAGFG; this is encoded by the coding sequence ATGGCCGAGTACGTTTCCAGAGCACAGCGAGGCAGCGCGCCGCTGCCTGCATCACTGCGTATCCCTCCGCATTCGGTCGAGGCCGAACAGGCGGTGCTGGGTGGCTTGATGCTCGACAATTCCACCTGGGATCAGGTGGCTGACCGGATCAACGAGGCGGATTTCTACCGTCACGATCACAAGCTGATTTTTCGCGCCATCGGGCGCCTGGCCGAAGCGGGACAGCCGCTCGACGTGGTGACGCTCTCCGAAGCGCTGGAGCGCAGCGGAGAGAGCGAGCACGCCGGTGGGCTGGCCTATCTGGGCGCGCTCGCAAAAGATACGCCCAGCGCCGCCAATATCCGCGCCTATGCCGATATCGTGCGCGAACGTTCCGTGCTGCGCCAGTTGATCAGCGTCGGCACGCGTATCGCCGACGATGGTTTCAATCCGGAAGGGCGCGACTCCAGGGAAATTCTCGACGAAGCCGAGAAGGCCGTGTTCGAGATCGCTGAGCAGGGCGCGCGCGGACGGGCGGGTTTTGTCAGCATCAAGTCCTTGCTGCGCCCGGCGCTGGATCGCATCGCATTGCTCAACGAGAGCGACGGTTCGGTGACCGGGCTGGCGACGGGTTACGATCAGCTCGATGAGCGCACCTCCGGCCTGCAGCCCGGGGATCTGGTCATCGTCGCGGGCCGGCCCTCGATGGGCAAGACCACGCTTGCGATGAACATTGCCGAATACGCTGCGGTCAAGCAGCGCAGCCCGGTGGCGGTGTTCAGCATGGAAATGCCCGGCGAGCAGTTGACCATGCGTCTGCTGTCCTCTCTCGGGCGCATCGATCAGCATCGCTTGCGCACCGGCAAGCTGGACGAGCATGACTGGCCGCGGCTGACCAGCGCGGTGCAGATGCTCAACGAAGTGCCTATTTTCGTCGACGACACCCCCGCCCTTACGCCAACCGAACTGCGCGCTCGTGCGCGTCGACTCAAACGCGAGCATGGCCTGGGGTTGATCGTGATCGATTACCTGCAACTCATGCAAGTCCCGGGTACGCGCGAAAATCGGGCCACCGAAATATCCGAGATTTCGCGTTCGCTGAAAGCACTGGCAAAGGAGTTGTCGGTGCCCGTGGTGGCATTGTCGCAGCTCAATCGCAGCCTGGAGCAGCGGCCGAACAAGCGGCCGGTCATGTCCGATCTGCGCGAGTCGGGTGCCATCGAGCAGGATGCCGATCTCATCATTTTCATTTACCGTGACGAGGTCTACAACGAGGACAGCCCGGACAAGGGCACCGCGGAAATCATCATCGCCAAGCAGCGCAACGGCCCCATCGGCACCGTCCGGTTGACCTTCCTCGGTCAGTTCACCCGGTTTGAAAATCACATCAACGATGTTTATGTCGATGGAGCCGGTTTCGGGTGA
- the alr gene encoding alanine racemase yields the protein MRRPARAYIDLAALRHNLAQARDCAPRSRVVAMVKADAYGHGLLEIADCLSEVADALGVACVSEALALRDAGIGARIVVTQGFKHAEELHAAAAHALDVVVHAPYQLTLLEVTRLNTLPRLWVKVDTGMHRLGFPPAQAGRVHAALSGLAGLPAPPGFMTHFACADDPGNPLTGLQLERFAATTAGRRGECSLANSAAVLALPAAHRDWVRPGVMLYGSSPLPARPAETLGLRAVMHLRAPLIAINRHPRGATIGYGADFVCPEDMPVGVVGIGYGDGYPRHADSGTPVWVGGRRAPLAGRVSMDMLTIDLRGVDARVGDDVELWGQGVPADEVAAHAQTISYELFCSAGSRTHRLYSGPGTASLM from the coding sequence GTGAGGCGGCCGGCCCGGGCATACATCGATCTTGCGGCTTTACGCCATAACCTGGCGCAAGCACGCGACTGCGCGCCGCGCAGTCGCGTCGTGGCGATGGTCAAGGCGGACGCCTATGGACATGGCCTGCTCGAAATCGCCGACTGCCTGTCCGAAGTCGCCGACGCGCTCGGCGTAGCCTGCGTCAGCGAAGCGCTCGCCTTGCGCGACGCCGGTATCGGGGCACGCATCGTTGTCACCCAGGGCTTCAAGCATGCCGAAGAACTTCACGCCGCCGCGGCGCATGCGCTGGATGTTGTGGTGCATGCGCCGTATCAGCTCACATTGCTCGAAGTGACGCGTCTGAACACGCTGCCCCGACTCTGGGTCAAGGTCGATACCGGTATGCACCGGCTCGGATTCCCGCCTGCGCAGGCGGGGCGTGTCCACGCGGCTCTCAGTGGTCTGGCTGGGTTGCCGGCGCCGCCGGGGTTCATGACGCATTTTGCGTGCGCGGACGATCCCGGTAACCCGTTGACCGGGTTGCAGCTCGAACGCTTCGCGGCGACGACGGCCGGTCGGCGCGGTGAATGCAGCCTGGCCAACTCCGCGGCGGTGCTTGCCTTGCCCGCAGCACATCGCGACTGGGTGCGCCCTGGCGTCATGCTCTACGGCAGCTCGCCGTTGCCCGCCCGCCCGGCGGAAACCCTCGGATTGCGGGCGGTCATGCATCTGCGCGCGCCGCTGATCGCGATCAACCGACACCCGCGTGGCGCAACGATCGGTTATGGCGCGGACTTCGTCTGCCCTGAAGACATGCCGGTCGGCGTGGTCGGAATCGGCTACGGCGACGGCTATCCGCGCCATGCCGACAGCGGCACGCCGGTGTGGGTCGGCGGCCGACGCGCCCCGCTCGCGGGCCGCGTATCGATGGATATGCTCACCATCGACTTGCGTGGCGTTGACGCCCGCGTCGGTGACGACGTCGAGCTGTGGGGGCAAGGCGTGCCCGCCGACGAAGTCGCTGCCCACGCGCAAACGATCAGTTATGAACTGTTTTGCAGCGCCGGCTCACGTACGCATCGGCTCTATTCCGGGCCGGGTACTGCTTCGCTCATGTGA
- a CDS encoding OmpP1/FadL family transporter → MNQIVKRTLLAASVAAAVGMVSNAHATNGYELIGVGAYQMGMAGAVVSAPGSAMTAITNPAGIAAIAPQADFSLEAFLPKRSLDFTKGGGAKSSSDVNMYGIPAIGWSAPTSEGSNVYFGGGMYGTSGMGVDYPQTKYSPNPMAPTTNSLYFRGYGNLSLWQMAPALAWKVNDKLSLGAALDIGYMSASFQQQIVDYSNTANPNTSAPNQVFNGVNMTRSASAFGLGITLGALYKINHMWTVGASYTSSQSYKLKYNLAYGDITSMGVAYPGGRYTLTMKTPQTFAVGATVNPTSALSVSGQIKYIGWHEVMNNLSITGPKNYNGFTPHWKNQTVYAVAANYQVTPALQVRGGFNYGKSPIDSSSAVYNMILPAVVEQHYTVGFSYQLNKHWGIGGAYMYAPKVSFTAPASSGSPTDPNNSQKIDLSEQAVAFNIGYKF, encoded by the coding sequence ATGAATCAGATCGTGAAACGTACCTTGTTGGCGGCTTCCGTCGCCGCTGCCGTCGGTATGGTCAGCAATGCCCATGCGACCAACGGTTATGAGTTGATCGGTGTCGGTGCCTACCAGATGGGTATGGCTGGCGCGGTCGTCTCCGCGCCCGGTTCGGCGATGACGGCGATTACCAACCCGGCCGGTATTGCCGCGATCGCACCGCAGGCGGATTTCAGCCTGGAAGCGTTTCTACCGAAGCGAAGCCTTGATTTCACAAAAGGTGGTGGTGCCAAGTCCAGCAGTGACGTGAACATGTACGGTATTCCTGCGATCGGCTGGTCAGCGCCGACCTCGGAGGGCTCGAATGTCTACTTCGGTGGTGGTATGTACGGCACGTCGGGCATGGGTGTGGATTATCCGCAAACCAAATATTCCCCTAATCCTATGGCCCCTACTACTAACTCTCTTTATTTCCGCGGTTACGGCAATTTGTCACTTTGGCAGATGGCGCCCGCTCTGGCTTGGAAGGTTAACGATAAGTTGAGTCTGGGTGCTGCGCTGGATATCGGCTATATGTCGGCTTCGTTCCAGCAGCAGATCGTCGATTATTCGAATACAGCCAACCCAAATACCAGCGCACCCAATCAGGTTTTCAACGGAGTCAATATGACCCGTTCGGCAAGTGCTTTTGGTTTGGGAATCACGCTGGGCGCTTTGTACAAGATCAATCACATGTGGACCGTGGGTGCTTCCTACACGAGTTCACAGTCGTACAAACTTAAGTATAACCTTGCCTACGGCGATATCACCTCAATGGGCGTGGCATATCCGGGTGGGCGTTACACGCTGACCATGAAAACTCCGCAGACTTTTGCGGTCGGTGCGACCGTGAACCCGACGAGCGCCCTGTCTGTTTCAGGTCAGATCAAGTACATTGGCTGGCATGAGGTGATGAATAATCTCAGCATCACCGGACCCAAGAACTATAACGGCTTCACGCCACACTGGAAGAATCAGACCGTCTATGCAGTAGCGGCCAATTACCAGGTGACCCCCGCGTTGCAGGTGCGTGGCGGCTTTAATTACGGCAAATCGCCAATCGATAGTAGTTCGGCGGTCTACAATATGATCCTGCCTGCGGTCGTCGAACAGCATTACACGGTCGGTTTCAGCTATCAGCTCAACAAGCACTGGGGTATTGGTGGAGCGTACATGTACGCTCCGAAGGTGTCGTTCACGGCGCCGGCTAGTTCGGGCAGCCCGACCGATCCCAACAATAGCCAGAAAATCGATCTCAGCGAGCAGGCTGTGGCGTTCAACATCGGCTACAAGTTCTGA
- a CDS encoding lipoate--protein ligase family protein, with product MSAAVELRLLDVGRVTPEYLHAAYTGLAECLPRDADYGWLLTARSQRGHIALGASQYADAELDIQACRDAGIPVIQRRLGGGTVWVDDAQLCVFFILPGAGARAAFFSRCLDVLCAMFAGIGLAVERVGEQDIWARGAKLLGSGGATIGAAQVFGASILERFNTHQFAACVAAPSAGYRRWLAELLDEQMTDLQRLGIEADEARLRCALRAACADHWRVTRAQALDASETAAVAGAYEELAEPLESGGKRLVCNGIKINRQTYLFEDAGPNWLRVVWRANALVRVAAEQSAAAAVLERCLGKVLREGLVAGEARAQGFSGDAARRLERRVLQLCRDAGK from the coding sequence ATGAGCGCCGCGGTGGAGCTGCGTCTGCTCGATGTCGGGCGGGTGACGCCGGAGTATCTGCATGCCGCTTACACAGGGCTGGCCGAATGCCTGCCACGCGATGCCGATTATGGCTGGCTACTGACCGCGCGCAGCCAGCGCGGGCATATTGCCCTCGGTGCGAGTCAGTATGCGGATGCCGAGTTGGATATTCAGGCTTGCCGGGATGCTGGCATCCCGGTCATTCAGCGCAGACTGGGCGGCGGTACGGTATGGGTTGACGACGCGCAACTGTGCGTTTTTTTTATCCTGCCCGGCGCCGGTGCGCGCGCCGCTTTCTTCTCGCGTTGTCTGGATGTGCTGTGTGCGATGTTCGCCGGCATCGGACTTGCCGTCGAACGGGTTGGCGAACAGGACATTTGGGCGCGGGGCGCGAAGCTGCTGGGTAGTGGCGGAGCGACCATAGGCGCCGCGCAAGTGTTTGGCGCCAGTATTCTGGAGCGCTTCAACACGCACCAGTTCGCGGCTTGCGTGGCTGCGCCGAGCGCCGGGTACCGACGCTGGCTCGCGGAGTTGCTCGATGAGCAGATGACCGACCTGCAGCGTCTGGGCATCGAGGCCGACGAGGCCCGCTTGCGCTGTGCGCTGCGCGCGGCGTGTGCCGACCATTGGCGCGTGACGCGGGCGCAGGCGCTGGACGCAAGCGAAACGGCTGCGGTGGCCGGCGCGTACGAGGAGTTGGCCGAGCCGCTCGAGTCAGGCGGTAAGCGTCTGGTGTGCAATGGCATCAAGATCAATCGACAGACTTACCTGTTCGAAGACGCCGGGCCGAACTGGCTGCGGGTCGTCTGGCGTGCGAATGCACTGGTACGGGTGGCGGCTGAACAGAGCGCCGCGGCTGCCGTTCTGGAGCGGTGCCTCGGGAAAGTGCTGCGCGAGGGGCTTGTTGCGGGTGAGGCACGCGCGCAAGGATTTTCCGGGGATGCAGCGCGGCGTCTGGAGCGGCGCGTTTTGCAGCTTTGTCGGGACGCGGGCAAATGA
- a CDS encoding CbbQ/NirQ/NorQ/GpvN family protein produces MSNPSRGVERDVIQRPSAGKAPFYLPQKDEVEIFRAAWSRRLPVMLKGPTGCGKTRFLEHMAHTLRQPLVTVACHEDLTSSDLVGRFLLQGDETVWQDGPLTRSVKEGAICYLDEIVEARTDTTVVIHPLTDHRRQLPLDKKSQYIDAHPDFMLVISYNPGYQTALKDLKPSTKQRFVGINFDYPDEELERKIVAGESGCQKPDVVEKLVAAGRRARALKDHGLEEATSTRALCYAADLMNAGLSAVSAARAAMVYPLTDDPALVEALEEIIEAHFGQAA; encoded by the coding sequence ATGTCCAATCCGTCGCGCGGCGTCGAACGCGATGTCATCCAGCGCCCCAGTGCCGGCAAGGCGCCGTTCTACCTGCCGCAGAAAGACGAAGTCGAAATTTTTCGGGCCGCCTGGTCCAGGCGCCTGCCGGTCATGCTCAAGGGGCCGACCGGCTGCGGCAAGACCCGTTTTCTCGAACACATGGCGCATACGCTTCGCCAGCCGCTGGTCACCGTTGCGTGTCATGAAGATCTGACCAGTTCCGATCTGGTCGGGCGCTTTCTGCTGCAGGGCGACGAAACCGTCTGGCAGGACGGGCCGCTGACGCGCTCGGTCAAGGAAGGTGCCATTTGCTATCTCGATGAAATCGTCGAGGCGCGCACCGACACTACTGTCGTCATCCATCCGCTCACCGATCACCGCCGCCAGTTGCCGCTGGACAAGAAAAGCCAGTACATCGATGCGCATCCCGATTTCATGCTGGTCATCTCCTACAACCCCGGCTACCAGACCGCGCTGAAGGATCTGAAACCTTCGACCAAGCAGCGTTTCGTGGGCATCAACTTCGATTACCCGGACGAGGAACTGGAACGCAAGATCGTGGCCGGCGAGTCAGGCTGCCAGAAGCCCGATGTGGTCGAAAAACTGGTCGCTGCCGGTCGCCGTGCCCGTGCGCTCAAGGATCATGGCCTGGAGGAAGCGACTTCGACGCGCGCGCTGTGCTATGCCGCCGATCTGATGAATGCCGGCCTGAGTGCCGTATCGGCCGCACGTGCCGCGATGGTTTATCCCCTGACCGACGATCCGGCACTGGTCGAGGCGCTGGAGGAGATCATCGAGGCGCATTTCGGACAGGCCGCCTAA